One stretch of Miscanthus floridulus cultivar M001 chromosome 18, ASM1932011v1, whole genome shotgun sequence DNA includes these proteins:
- the LOC136520852 gene encoding uncharacterized protein, whose protein sequence is MSEQQPLPQPRSSMREALEKEDKEKAVAAAAKEKAAVPKNGGNNGGGKNGGGGNGGNNGGGKNGGGGNGGGVGGGNGGGAPPSGEETAREIQVVREAYRRETAAPAYVIPEEPPAMVELVGWYIYGFCSYFITHLLLPVLFPVIITQVAFPNSDFTPDPKYTLKGATCSVHEMSMYQRLTKHSIVIDNSRMSPLGWSGLSWAIGILIVAPLLTQTAHHLDRGQYQSLILIAATSFGSFFCLLTGFFKTVWVFLFYILFIAGSIIVAEAVHTRNLGLMIRGLAAHDSGKHLVLRRRAAASQLSLYCTAIGGIGAALMAAFMYHMLRRTDQLTGLWVVSIFCGLIWFIGICHGLFTNRPSSSSPTTAFEPNFFTKLSYSMTLLRYPQAIGSLVAVFLSSFATMCIFTSGTLYAIGGVCIKPVLVLVLWILYFLFPLISLPILHPIQIIIRADAVRMQLLGFIICLFVSGAGFYFKSHRWRAAHIIVIALVQSTANGILYAFGRILLLDASPPGKEGAFSVWYAFVRVTGAMIGYAASSAGPGRAGGSFAAAFLGSFLGIIVLIFGNVSNIGALKAAGHLKGMDDEKRMGGLGMEKGEGMGSAVADSGESRGRV, encoded by the exons ATGTCGGAGCAGCAGCCATTGCCGCAGCCTCGGAGCAGCATGCGGGAGGCGCTGGAGAAGGAGGACAAGGAGAAGGCGGTGGCGGCCGCGGCCAAGGAGAAGGCGGCCGTCCCCAAGAACGGCGGCAACAACGGCGGCGGCAAGAATGGCGGCGGGGGTAACGGCGGCAACAACGGCGGCGGCAAGAATGGCGGCGGGGGTaacggcggcggcgtgggcggcGGCAACGGAGGCGGCGCCCCGCCGTCCGGGGAGGAGACGGCCCGGGAGATTCAGGTGGTGAGGGAGGCGTACCGGCGCGAGACGGCCGCGCCGGCGTACGTCATCCCCGAGGAGCCGCCGGCCATGGTCGAGCTCGTGGGCTGGTACATCTACGGCTTCTGCTCTTACTTCATCACCCACCTGCTGCTGCCGGTGCTCTTCCCGGTCATCATCACGCAGGTCGCCTTCCCCAACTCCGACTTCACGCCGGACCCCAAGTACACCCTCAAGGGCGCCACCTGCTCCGTCCATGAGATGTCCAT GTACCAAAGGCTTACCAAGCACTCTATTGTGATTGATAATTCCCGGATGTCACCACTGGGCTGGAGTGGTCTATCATGGGCAATTGGCATCCTCATCGTGGCGCCGCTCCTCACTCAGACTGCTCACCATCTTGACCGTGGCCAGTATCAGTCACTGATCCTCATTGCTGCCACGTCTTTTGGGTCGTTCTTCTGCCTGCTCACAGGCTTCTTCAAGACTGTCTGGGTGTTCCTATTCTACATCCTCTTCATTGCGGGCTCAATCATTGTCGCCGAGGCAGTGCATACCCGCAACCTTGGACTGATGATCCGTGGCCTTGCTGCGCATGACTCAGGCAAGCACCTTGTTCTTCGCCGCCGTGCTGCTGCGAGCCAGCTCAGCCTGTACTGCACTGCCATTGGAGGCATTGGAGCGGCCCTCATGGCTGCATTCATGTACCACATGCTGCGGCGCACTGATCAGCTCACTGGCCTCTGGGTTGTGTCCATCTTCTGTGGCCTTATCTGGTTCATTGGCATTTGCCATGGTCTCTTCACAAACAGGCCCAGCAGCTCATCACCCACCACTGCATTTGAGCCCAACTTCTTCACCAAGCTCAGCTACAGCATGACCCTTCTGCGTTACCCGCAGGCCATTGGCAGCTTGGTTGCTGTGTTCCTGTCCTCTTTCGCCACAATGTGCATCTTCACCAGCGGCACACTCTATGCTATTGGTGGTGTTTGCATCAAGCCAgtgcttgtgcttgtgctatgGATCCTTTACTTCCTGTTCCCCTTGATCTCGCTTCCAATTCTCCACCCAATCCAGATCATAATCCGTGCTGACGCTGTACGCATGCAGCTGCTTGGGTTCATAATCTGCCTATTCGTGTCTGGTGCTGGGTTCTACTTCAAGAGCCACAGGTGGAGAGCTGCCCACATCATTGTTATCGCCCTTGTCCAGAGCACTGCCAATGGCATATTGTACGCATTTGGCCGCATTCTGCTCCTCGATGCCTCACCACCGGGGAAGGAGGGTGCATTCTCGGTCTGGTATGCGTTTGTACGTGTTACTGGTGCCATGATTGGCTATGCTGCTTCCTCTGCTGGCCCTGGGCGTGCTGGAGGATCATTCGCCGCCGCATTCCTTGGGAGCTTCCTGGGCATCATTGTGCTCATCTTTGGCAATGTCAGCAACATTGGGGCGCTGAAGGCTGCTGGACACCTCAAGGGAATGGACGATGAGAAGAGGATGGGCGGTCTTGGGATGGAGAAAGGCGAAGGCATGGGCAGTGCTGTCGCGGATTCAGGCGAAAGCAGGGGGAGGGTATGA